One genomic window of Vibrio rhizosphaerae includes the following:
- a CDS encoding COG3014 family protein has product MALGSSACANFSAGNLFSHYSEQNRKMYRAVQQGDYQKASEELPDGIGGKILDNMEKGRVYFLNKEVPQSQSFLNLSDQAVRRQQDEAIISISREAASAGSLFTNDNLMAYTPADYELGFLHLYLALSYVYQNKLDDALVELRRANQVQEKARNQRQDELIKERDRLKQEGIQPNIGGLMARYPSTGKTLESIQNGYLFYLSGLLYEASGNLNDAYVDYRRALAVAPDNTSVAQSTLRCARKLGMNQDVVSLRKKYGHLPQLSQNQGRVIIIQEQGIVDQMKGWQPSLPIYDSLGRINLYSLALPYYSDYQPSDVVPVTLDGTAVAGQRLVDTNLMARKQLNERITSIVFRQILRLTLKNAMRKETTKDDNNGAEVANLVLNIWNTLTEQPDTRSWITLPGTVFSATKIVSAGEQTLSVGQQSYVFNVPAQGTTFVWLSRQGENAVIWHKQLGRL; this is encoded by the coding sequence ATGGCGCTAGGGAGTAGTGCTTGCGCCAATTTTTCGGCTGGCAACTTATTCAGCCACTACTCCGAACAAAACCGGAAAATGTATCGGGCTGTTCAACAAGGTGACTATCAGAAGGCGAGTGAGGAACTGCCTGATGGTATCGGGGGAAAGATTCTCGATAACATGGAGAAAGGCCGAGTCTATTTTCTCAATAAAGAAGTGCCGCAAAGTCAGTCATTTTTGAATCTGAGTGATCAGGCGGTCAGACGGCAGCAGGATGAAGCCATTATCTCTATCAGCCGCGAGGCAGCTAGTGCGGGCAGTCTGTTTACGAATGATAATTTGATGGCGTACACTCCGGCAGACTATGAACTTGGTTTTTTACATTTATATCTTGCACTTTCGTATGTTTATCAAAACAAACTTGACGATGCATTAGTTGAATTGCGACGGGCGAATCAGGTTCAGGAAAAAGCCAGAAACCAGCGGCAGGATGAATTGATAAAAGAGCGGGATCGTCTCAAGCAAGAGGGGATTCAACCGAATATTGGTGGGTTGATGGCCCGTTATCCCAGTACGGGAAAGACACTTGAGTCGATCCAAAATGGCTATCTGTTTTATCTGTCCGGGCTGTTATACGAAGCCAGTGGTAACTTGAATGATGCCTATGTTGATTATCGACGAGCCCTTGCGGTTGCGCCTGATAATACCAGTGTGGCTCAAAGTACCCTCCGCTGTGCGCGTAAGTTGGGGATGAATCAGGATGTGGTCTCGTTGCGCAAAAAATATGGTCATTTGCCGCAGTTGAGCCAAAACCAAGGGCGGGTCATTATCATTCAGGAGCAAGGGATTGTTGATCAGATGAAAGGCTGGCAGCCGTCTTTACCGATTTATGATAGCCTTGGCAGAATAAATCTGTATTCTCTGGCGTTACCCTATTACTCAGATTATCAACCCTCAGATGTTGTTCCGGTTACGCTTGATGGTACTGCGGTCGCAGGCCAACGGTTGGTGGATACCAATCTGATGGCGAGGAAACAACTGAATGAACGAATTACGTCAATTGTCTTTCGTCAGATATTACGCTTAACGTTGAAAAATGCGATGCGTAAGGAAACGACGAAAGATGATAATAACGGTGCTGAGGTCGCAAATCTGGTGCTTAATATATGGAACACTTTGACCGAGCAACCGGATACAAGGAGCTGGATTACTTTGCCCGGCACCGTGTTCAGTGCGACCAAGATTGTATCCGCGGGTGAGCAAACTCTCTCCGTGGGACAGCAGTCGTACGTATTCAATGTTCCAGCACAAGGAACAACATTTGTATGGCTTTCCCGTCAAGGGGAAAATGCCGTTATTTGGCACAAACAGTTGGGAAGGTTATGA
- a CDS encoding YcfL family protein: MNKWLFSFVVLALVGCSNTQTAGLTVESEYQRILYGDKVLASEIEVKDISTAEVNDHTRGVVRVKNKTTADQHLQYRFYWYDQQGLEVNAQPGPWRQAIIRGMDEVSLSEVAVAPKAVNFRVQIRELNQ, from the coding sequence ATGAATAAATGGCTCTTCAGTTTTGTTGTACTTGCCTTGGTAGGGTGTTCCAATACACAGACTGCCGGGTTGACCGTTGAGAGTGAGTATCAACGGATTTTGTATGGCGATAAGGTCTTAGCTTCTGAAATCGAAGTCAAAGATATTTCGACAGCAGAAGTGAACGATCATACTCGAGGGGTGGTCAGAGTAAAAAATAAGACCACCGCCGATCAACATCTTCAATACCGCTTTTATTGGTATGATCAACAGGGACTGGAAGTCAATGCTCAGCCGGGTCCATGGCGACAAGCCATTATTAGAGGAATGGATGAAGTTTCGTTATCTGAAGTGGCTGTTGCTCCGAAAGCTGTGAATTTCAGAGTACAGATTAGAGAATTGAATCAGTAA
- the lpoB gene encoding penicillin-binding protein activator LpoB: MKKSIILVLGLAALMSGCANKVSYGDAQAVETKTVDFGSTDLQKIAADMVDSMMMSGSVAAITRHSRPIVFVDSIKNKTSEHIDTESITDTISTKMLNSGKFRFVDMTRIEAVRKQLDFQNNDALVDKSSSIQFGKMVGAQYMLYGNLSSIVKDTGSDKDVYYKMTMRLMDLRSGLIEWADETEIRKEQEKSFLGF; encoded by the coding sequence ATGAAAAAAAGTATAATCCTCGTGTTGGGATTGGCTGCTCTCATGAGTGGTTGTGCAAATAAAGTTTCCTATGGTGATGCACAAGCTGTAGAAACGAAAACTGTCGATTTTGGTTCGACAGATTTACAAAAGATCGCCGCAGATATGGTCGATAGTATGATGATGTCTGGTTCTGTGGCTGCCATCACTCGTCATTCACGTCCAATTGTGTTTGTGGATAGTATTAAAAACAAAACCAGTGAACATATCGATACCGAATCGATTACCGACACAATTAGTACCAAGATGCTGAATTCAGGGAAGTTTCGTTTTGTTGATATGACGCGAATTGAAGCGGTCAGAAAGCAGTTAGATTTCCAGAATAATGATGCATTAGTCGATAAGAGCAGCTCGATTCAGTTTGGTAAAATGGTCGGTGCACAATATATGTTGTATGGCAATTTATCCAGTATCGTCAAAGATACCGGCAGCGATAAAGATGTCTACTATAAAATGACCATGCGTCTGATGGATTTACGTTCAGGGCTCATCGAATGGGCTGATGAAACTGAAATTCGTAAAGAGCAGGAAAAGAGCTTCTTAGGATTTTAA
- a CDS encoding phosphotransferase, whose translation MARMSWSEACQLDPSLVSLNDFFRATPTVAQTLAGGLTNRCWKIDIPDSPSAVWRPSTDVTQAFSISRHQEFHILSALKDQATQISPKPLYINEQGLLVQWIEGEKVVTDDIEMMTRLLSQIHQFPVTKLPIVPFVYTARLDHYWFQLQSMSAELGPIESLYKTWRTLPNISEVPHTLCHFDLGCHNLIKTPQGIKVIDWEYASLADPRMDLAMTIDMSDANLLTTVGQYCQHRNITELDLWIEGVKAWMPRVRMLAMLWYLIAFQMWENEAMQAAAERIKAQFDNGCRDDSNQPNTQ comes from the coding sequence ATGGCACGAATGTCATGGTCCGAAGCATGTCAATTAGATCCGTCTCTGGTGTCTCTGAATGATTTTTTCCGAGCAACACCGACGGTCGCACAGACACTCGCTGGTGGTTTGACCAATCGTTGCTGGAAGATTGACATCCCTGACTCTCCCTCTGCAGTGTGGCGTCCTTCAACGGACGTCACACAAGCATTTTCAATCTCCCGCCATCAGGAATTCCATATCCTGTCAGCATTGAAAGATCAAGCAACGCAAATTTCTCCGAAACCCCTTTATATCAATGAACAAGGATTGTTGGTTCAGTGGATCGAAGGGGAAAAAGTTGTGACTGATGATATTGAAATGATGACACGTTTGCTGAGTCAGATTCACCAGTTTCCGGTCACCAAGCTGCCTATTGTTCCTTTTGTCTATACAGCACGTCTTGATCATTACTGGTTTCAGTTACAGTCGATGTCCGCTGAACTTGGTCCGATTGAGTCGTTGTATAAAACCTGGCGGACACTCCCCAATATTTCTGAGGTTCCACATACGCTGTGCCACTTCGATTTGGGATGCCACAATCTGATCAAAACGCCTCAAGGGATCAAAGTGATTGATTGGGAGTACGCGTCTCTGGCTGATCCAAGAATGGATTTAGCCATGACGATTGATATGTCCGATGCAAACTTGCTCACAACTGTCGGCCAGTATTGCCAGCATCGAAATATTACCGAGCTTGATTTATGGATTGAGGGCGTGAAAGCGTGGATGCCCAGAGTTCGGATGCTTGCTATGTTGTGGTACCTGATTGCTTTTCAGATGTGGGAAAATGAAGCGATGCAAGCTGCCGCTGAACGGATAAAAGCACAGTTTGATAACGGGTGTCGTGACGACAGTAACCAACCGAATACTCAATAA
- the ycfP gene encoding alpha/beta hydrolase YcfP, whose amino-acid sequence MIIYLHGFDSTSPGNHEKVLQLQFIDDDVRFISYSTLHPRHDMQHLLKEVHKAIELSDDPHPMLCGVGLGGYWAERIGFLCGIKQVLFNPNLHPEAHMQGKIDRPEEYEDIATKCVSQFRLKNKDRCLVVLATHDEALDSRKTAEELGNYYDIVWDETQSHKFKKISQHLQTINQFKNK is encoded by the coding sequence ATGATTATTTATTTACATGGATTTGATTCAACCAGCCCAGGGAATCATGAAAAGGTACTGCAATTACAATTCATTGATGATGATGTGCGTTTTATCAGCTATAGCACGCTTCACCCCAGACACGATATGCAGCATCTCCTGAAAGAAGTCCACAAAGCGATTGAATTGAGTGATGATCCGCACCCGATGCTCTGCGGTGTCGGGCTAGGTGGTTACTGGGCTGAACGCATTGGCTTTTTATGTGGTATTAAACAGGTACTATTCAATCCGAATTTACATCCTGAAGCGCATATGCAAGGGAAGATTGATCGTCCTGAAGAGTATGAGGATATTGCAACAAAGTGTGTCTCTCAATTCAGATTGAAAAATAAAGACCGTTGCTTGGTTGTTCTGGCAACACATGATGAAGCATTAGATAGCCGGAAAACGGCTGAAGAGCTGGGCAATTACTACGATATTGTTTGGGATGAGACACAAAGCCATAAATTCAAGAAGATATCTCAACATCTTCAGACAATCAATCAGTTCAAAAATAAATAA
- a CDS encoding NAD(P)/FAD-dependent oxidoreductase gives MTRIVVVGGGAGGLELVTKLGHTLGRKGRAQITLVDRNASHLWKPLLHEVATGSMDEGVDALSYRAHARNHRFDFQMGNLEEIDRDRKVITLAELKDEHGELLIPRREVEYDILVLAIGSTSNDFNTPGVKDHCIFLDSPEQANLFRTEMNNEFLKLHAKNGHGTVDIAIVGAGATGVELSAELHNAVKELRNYGFGDLDSNKLNVHLIEAGERILPALPPRISSAAHHELTKLGVNVRTSTMVTKVEEDGLTTKDGEKIPAKIMVWAAGIKAPDFMKDIAGLETNRINQLVVTNTLQTTRDEDIFVIGDLAQCTQPDGSFVPPRAQAAHQMATRTFKNIVAKLNDRDMKPYVYKDHGSLVSLSRFSTVGSLMGNLTKGSMMVEGKIARVVYISLYRMHQMALHGMFKTALMLLVGRINRVLRPNLKLH, from the coding sequence GTGACTCGTATTGTTGTTGTTGGTGGCGGTGCAGGCGGTTTAGAGCTTGTCACTAAATTAGGCCACACATTAGGAAGAAAAGGGCGAGCCCAAATCACATTAGTGGACAGAAATGCCAGTCATTTATGGAAGCCGTTATTGCATGAAGTAGCGACCGGCTCTATGGATGAAGGTGTGGACGCGTTGAGTTATCGGGCTCATGCGAGAAATCATCGTTTTGACTTTCAAATGGGAAATCTGGAAGAAATCGACCGGGACAGGAAAGTCATTACTTTGGCTGAGCTGAAAGATGAACATGGTGAACTACTGATCCCTCGCCGTGAAGTCGAATACGATATTTTGGTATTGGCGATTGGGTCAACATCGAATGACTTTAATACACCGGGTGTTAAAGATCACTGTATCTTTTTGGATAGTCCGGAGCAGGCCAATTTATTCCGCACTGAGATGAATAATGAGTTTCTGAAACTACACGCGAAAAATGGTCATGGAACCGTTGATATTGCCATTGTCGGAGCCGGTGCGACAGGGGTCGAACTCTCTGCTGAATTACATAACGCAGTAAAAGAGCTGCGCAACTATGGGTTTGGTGACTTGGATTCAAATAAGTTGAATGTCCACTTAATCGAAGCCGGAGAGCGAATTCTTCCCGCCTTACCGCCGCGGATTTCTTCTGCTGCACATCATGAACTGACGAAACTGGGCGTGAATGTCCGCACATCAACGATGGTCACGAAAGTTGAAGAAGATGGCCTGACGACCAAAGACGGTGAAAAGATTCCCGCGAAAATCATGGTGTGGGCCGCTGGGATTAAAGCGCCTGATTTTATGAAAGATATCGCAGGTCTTGAGACCAACCGGATTAATCAGTTAGTGGTGACAAATACTTTGCAGACCACCCGGGATGAGGATATTTTCGTGATTGGTGATTTGGCCCAATGCACTCAACCGGATGGATCATTTGTTCCGCCACGTGCGCAGGCTGCCCATCAAATGGCAACCCGGACATTTAAAAATATTGTGGCGAAATTAAATGATCGCGACATGAAGCCTTATGTCTACAAAGATCATGGTTCTCTGGTTTCTCTGAGCCGTTTTTCTACTGTCGGCAGTCTGATGGGGAACTTGACGAAAGGCTCGATGATGGTTGAAGGTAAAATTGCCCGCGTGGTGTATATTTCTCTTTACCGGATGCATCAGATGGCATTACACGGGATGTTTAAGACCGCGTTGATGCTGTTGGTCGGTCGGATCAACCGCGTGCTCCGGCCGAATCTGAAGCTTCATTAA
- a CDS encoding peptidoglycan binding protein CsiV, giving the protein MNKLIPLLMLLIAMPSWAQRQFDIEVIIFKRVVNAEQTNETWPNVLPPIDYQNTGSLSSQAYLNQKGVTLLPASEYKLDQQEESLRNHAGFQVLLHTAWRQNDDGKSDAPAFHLLAGKDYSSQFHPDGREITPSTVAQQSPIEDTVEKAVPKPLYELDGKLQVYVQHYLYVDALLDLKEPSVRDIEVEETPADFSQNTANGDDDNVQFGHLQAISPTVTEERFLKPYRLDQKRRMRSGETLYFDHPLMGIILQVRKVQDAS; this is encoded by the coding sequence ATGAATAAGCTGATCCCACTGCTAATGTTATTAATTGCCATGCCTTCTTGGGCACAACGTCAATTTGACATTGAAGTGATCATATTTAAACGTGTCGTGAATGCTGAACAAACCAATGAGACATGGCCCAATGTACTCCCGCCAATAGATTACCAAAATACTGGTAGTCTCAGTTCTCAGGCCTATTTAAACCAGAAAGGTGTGACCCTGCTACCCGCCTCGGAATACAAGCTGGACCAACAGGAAGAGAGCCTGAGAAATCATGCCGGTTTTCAAGTTCTGTTACATACGGCCTGGCGTCAGAATGATGACGGAAAATCAGATGCCCCGGCTTTTCATCTCTTAGCCGGCAAAGATTACTCATCTCAGTTTCATCCGGATGGGCGGGAAATCACACCATCGACCGTCGCTCAACAGTCTCCCATTGAAGATACGGTTGAAAAAGCCGTTCCGAAACCCCTTTACGAACTGGACGGTAAGTTACAGGTTTATGTACAACATTACCTCTACGTCGATGCCCTCTTGGATCTGAAGGAGCCGAGTGTCCGGGACATTGAGGTTGAAGAGACACCGGCCGATTTCTCACAAAATACAGCCAACGGCGACGACGATAATGTTCAGTTTGGCCACCTTCAAGCGATCTCTCCGACGGTGACTGAAGAGCGTTTTCTGAAACCTTATCGACTGGATCAAAAACGCAGAATGCGCAGTGGTGAAACCCTCTATTTCGACCACCCTCTGATGGGCATTATTTTACAGGTCAGAAAAGTTCAGGATGCATCGTAG
- the mfd gene encoding transcription-repair coupling factor: protein MTSLNPILSLPASQGPGDKKQIGNLTGASLALVAAELSHQHQRHTLLVTADPQMALKLQQEIEQFFSAEIMLFPDWETLPYDSFSPHQDIISDRISRLYHLPKQTGGITIIPVTTLLQKQSPRDFLLQHTLIVKQRDRFSLVKLREQLENAGYRHVDQVFGPGEYASRGAILDLFPMGSHLPYRFDFFDDEIDTIRTFDPENQRSIEEIQEVRLLPAHEFPTTATAIEAFRNRWRQRFEASREPESVYMQVSKGIWPAGIEYWQPLFFDHTETLFDYLPEETQLIVVGDIEPSIDRFLNDVGERYEQRRVDPLRPLLEPTELWLQKDELFALLKPFAQFQVRHEPVTEKAGRLNLQVSPLPEIKVQHQHKEPLAALRQFVESHTGQIIFSVESEGRRESLLELLQRIKLRPTTLPSFQDACLSDEKYALIIGAAEHGFILNHPQIALICESDLLGDRVVQRRKKDKRVTNSDAVIRNLAELKPGQPVVHIDHGIGRYIGLQTLEVGGITTEYVTLEYQGEAKLYVPVSALNLISRYSGGADENAPIHKLGGESWTKARRKAAEKARDVAAELLDVYAKRELKPGHVFALDREQYATFKASFPFEETDDQSMAINAVLSDMCQNKAMDRLVCGDVGFGKTEVAMRAAFVCTDNSKQVAVLVPTTLLAQQHFENFRDRFANHPIRVEVLSRFKTAKEQKQILQEVADGKIDILVGTHKLLSSELKFKDLGLLIVDEEHRFGVRQKEKVKAMRADVDILTLTATPIPRTLNMAMSGMRDLSIIATPPARRLAVKTFVRQSDQTIIREAVLREVMRGGQVYYLHNQVETIDKVAADLEKLIPEARITVAHGQMRERELERIMNDFYHQRFNLLVCTTIIETGIDIPTANTIIIHRADTLGLAQLHQLRGRVGRSHHQAYAYLLTPHPKAMTKDAVKRLEALASLEDLGAGFTLATHDLEIRGAGELLGEEQSGQIQSVGFTLYMEMLEQAVDALKSGKEPSLDDLLKTQTEVELRLPALLPDDYIPDINTRLSMYKQIASVAHPDELNELRVELIDRFGKLPDAALNLLEISKLKLEAAALKIKKIEAHSKGGYIEFDLNASINPAYLVQLLQSQPKQYGMDGPTKFKFTLPLEERNQRLGFIRDMLNEFQQNILSAS, encoded by the coding sequence ATGACCAGCTTGAATCCCATTCTATCGCTTCCGGCTTCGCAAGGCCCGGGAGATAAAAAACAGATCGGTAACCTTACGGGTGCCAGCCTTGCGCTGGTGGCTGCAGAATTGTCCCATCAGCATCAACGTCATACACTGCTTGTCACTGCTGACCCACAGATGGCATTGAAACTCCAGCAGGAAATCGAGCAGTTTTTCTCCGCAGAAATTATGTTATTCCCGGACTGGGAAACCCTGCCCTATGACAGTTTTTCTCCGCATCAGGATATTATCTCCGACCGAATTTCACGGCTCTATCATTTGCCCAAGCAGACCGGGGGAATAACGATTATCCCCGTGACGACCTTACTGCAAAAACAATCTCCCCGGGATTTTCTGCTGCAACACACCCTGATCGTCAAACAAAGAGATCGCTTTTCTTTAGTCAAACTCAGAGAACAGCTTGAAAATGCTGGCTATCGTCATGTCGATCAGGTGTTCGGTCCGGGTGAATATGCGAGCCGGGGAGCGATTCTTGATCTCTTCCCGATGGGCAGTCACCTCCCCTATCGTTTCGACTTTTTTGATGATGAAATTGATACGATTCGGACCTTTGACCCGGAAAACCAACGTTCGATAGAAGAAATTCAAGAAGTTCGGCTCCTGCCAGCGCACGAGTTCCCGACCACGGCCACGGCAATCGAAGCTTTTCGAAACCGATGGCGTCAGCGCTTTGAAGCCTCCAGAGAACCTGAGTCGGTCTATATGCAGGTCTCAAAAGGCATATGGCCGGCAGGGATTGAATACTGGCAGCCTCTGTTTTTCGATCATACTGAGACGCTCTTCGATTATTTACCCGAAGAGACGCAACTCATTGTCGTCGGTGACATAGAGCCGTCGATTGATCGTTTTCTGAATGATGTCGGTGAACGCTATGAACAGCGACGGGTTGATCCATTACGACCATTGCTGGAGCCAACGGAACTATGGCTGCAAAAAGATGAGCTATTTGCCCTGCTGAAGCCTTTCGCACAATTTCAGGTTCGGCATGAGCCTGTTACAGAGAAAGCGGGTCGACTCAATCTTCAAGTCTCGCCTCTGCCGGAAATCAAAGTTCAACATCAGCATAAAGAGCCGCTGGCAGCACTACGCCAGTTTGTTGAATCTCATACCGGTCAAATTATATTCTCCGTCGAATCAGAGGGTCGTCGCGAATCCCTGCTTGAGCTATTGCAACGGATCAAATTACGCCCCACCACGCTGCCGTCATTTCAGGATGCGTGTCTGAGTGACGAAAAATATGCGTTGATTATCGGCGCTGCTGAGCATGGATTTATCCTGAACCACCCACAAATTGCTTTGATTTGCGAAAGTGACCTGCTTGGTGATCGGGTGGTTCAACGACGTAAAAAGGACAAACGGGTCACCAATAGTGATGCGGTGATCCGCAATCTTGCCGAACTCAAACCCGGCCAGCCCGTGGTTCATATTGATCACGGTATCGGGCGTTATATCGGTCTGCAAACCCTTGAAGTCGGTGGCATCACAACAGAATATGTCACACTGGAATATCAGGGAGAAGCCAAGCTTTATGTGCCAGTCTCAGCCCTAAACCTGATCAGTCGCTATTCCGGCGGTGCCGATGAAAACGCCCCCATTCATAAACTCGGCGGAGAGAGTTGGACCAAGGCCCGGCGCAAAGCCGCAGAAAAAGCCCGGGATGTTGCGGCTGAGTTGCTGGATGTCTATGCCAAACGTGAACTCAAACCGGGCCATGTCTTCGCTTTGGACCGTGAGCAGTACGCAACGTTTAAAGCCAGTTTCCCATTTGAAGAAACCGATGATCAGTCAATGGCGATCAACGCGGTTCTATCGGATATGTGCCAGAATAAGGCAATGGATCGCTTAGTCTGCGGGGATGTCGGTTTTGGTAAAACAGAAGTTGCCATGCGTGCCGCTTTTGTCTGTACAGATAACAGCAAACAGGTCGCAGTTTTAGTGCCGACAACCTTGCTTGCACAGCAACATTTCGAAAACTTCAGAGACCGCTTTGCGAATCACCCGATTCGCGTCGAAGTTCTGTCCCGTTTTAAAACCGCCAAGGAGCAAAAACAGATCCTTCAGGAGGTGGCCGATGGCAAAATTGATATTCTGGTCGGGACGCATAAATTACTCTCCAGTGAATTGAAATTTAAAGATCTCGGGTTACTGATTGTCGATGAAGAGCACCGCTTCGGGGTTCGCCAGAAAGAGAAAGTCAAGGCGATGCGGGCAGATGTTGATATCCTCACACTTACGGCCACACCGATTCCCAGAACGCTGAATATGGCGATGAGCGGGATGCGGGATTTATCCATCATTGCGACCCCGCCCGCACGACGGTTAGCGGTGAAAACTTTTGTCCGACAGAGCGATCAGACCATTATTCGCGAAGCGGTACTCCGGGAGGTCATGCGGGGCGGACAGGTGTACTATCTGCATAATCAAGTGGAAACGATTGATAAAGTTGCTGCCGATCTGGAGAAACTGATTCCCGAAGCACGAATTACAGTGGCACACGGTCAGATGCGTGAACGTGAACTGGAACGCATCATGAATGACTTTTACCATCAGCGTTTCAATCTGCTGGTCTGTACCACAATTATTGAAACGGGCATCGATATCCCGACGGCTAATACCATCATTATCCATCGGGCCGATACTTTGGGCCTCGCACAACTGCATCAGTTACGCGGCCGAGTCGGACGCTCACATCACCAAGCCTACGCTTATTTACTGACACCGCATCCGAAAGCCATGACAAAAGATGCCGTCAAACGTTTAGAGGCATTGGCTTCGCTGGAAGATCTCGGTGCCGGATTTACGCTCGCAACACATGACCTTGAAATCCGCGGCGCGGGAGAATTACTCGGTGAAGAACAGAGCGGGCAAATTCAGTCTGTCGGCTTTACCCTATATATGGAAATGCTCGAGCAGGCTGTCGATGCGTTAAAATCCGGCAAAGAACCGTCTCTGGATGATTTATTGAAGACACAGACAGAAGTGGAACTCCGGCTACCGGCCCTGCTTCCTGATGACTATATTCCGGACATCAATACCCGCCTTTCAATGTATAAACAGATTGCTAGTGTCGCGCATCCTGATGAACTGAACGAATTGAGAGTCGAGTTGATAGACCGCTTCGGTAAACTGCCGGATGCAGCGCTCAACTTATTAGAAATCAGTAAATTGAAGCTGGAAGCAGCGGCACTGAAAATTAAGAAAATTGAAGCGCACAGCAAAGGCGGTTACATTGAGTTTGATCTTAATGCTAGTATTAATCCGGCGTATTTAGTGCAGCTCTTGCAATCACAACCGAAACAATATGGCATGGATGGTCCAACGAAGTTTAAGTTTACCCTGCCGCTGGAGGAACGAAACCAGCGACTTGGTTTTATCCGAGATATGCTGAATGAATTTCAGCAAAACATACTATCGGCTTCCTGA
- a CDS encoding PilZ domain-containing protein: MVEQDFFTVLHALTINIEPLEAEVSFPSEEVFESEIPVPFIVACEFSHIDQLGDVARQELKNNDFKNLIQLLDSQNTKLNLLLNFMLSQQDDPQQRHQTESFGASQFTYISQHPLEIGTLLRVKLFLEHPPAAIYCYAHVAACQAEDERYLMTVKYDLLRESDQDLLIKAALYQQQKLLRRRSLERNK; this comes from the coding sequence ATGGTCGAACAAGATTTTTTTACAGTGCTACATGCACTCACAATCAATATAGAGCCTTTGGAGGCGGAGGTATCATTCCCTTCAGAAGAGGTTTTTGAAAGTGAAATCCCAGTACCATTTATTGTTGCCTGTGAATTCAGTCATATTGACCAACTCGGTGATGTAGCCCGTCAGGAACTGAAAAATAATGATTTTAAGAACCTGATCCAATTACTGGACAGTCAAAATACCAAATTAAATCTGTTGTTGAACTTTATGCTGTCTCAGCAAGACGATCCTCAGCAACGCCACCAGACGGAATCATTTGGTGCCAGTCAGTTTACTTATATCAGTCAGCATCCGCTTGAAATCGGTACGTTATTACGCGTCAAATTGTTTCTGGAGCATCCGCCGGCTGCAATATACTGCTACGCACATGTGGCAGCTTGTCAGGCTGAAGATGAACGTTATCTCATGACCGTAAAATACGACCTCCTGAGAGAATCCGATCAGGATCTACTGATTAAAGCCGCACTCTATCAACAGCAGAAACTACTCCGTCGTCGCTCCCTTGAAAGAAATAAATAG